A window of Aliarcobacter trophiarum LMG 25534 contains these coding sequences:
- a CDS encoding OmpA family protein, translating to MKKILLSSLACATLVLAANSDYKYEITPLIGGGLGEGNHSIDRNYANAGLALGFNQSEGSLIDQFELGFLRTIQDVDGKNSVRNQDTSITRVFGNFVKDYGLTNDLSLYALAGLGVEFFDNELTKHQKDGIFGNYGVGLKYQLTDALALKFDLRHLISAQNGDNTLLYNFGLAIPFGEKAAKVAPVAVAPVAPVIAPIDSDGDGVIDELDQCPDTMKGAKVDSVGCMTLVNLNVNFDTAKSDIKDIYGTRIHEFAKVMNADKKLKASIEGHTDSVGSVPYNQKLSERRAASVVKALENLGVEKGRLNSVGYGKSRPIASNDTAEGKAENRRVHAVMSK from the coding sequence ATGAAAAAAATTTTACTATCTTCATTAGCTTGTGCTACTTTAGTACTTGCTGCAAATAGTGATTACAAATATGAAATCACTCCACTAATTGGTGGAGGATTAGGGGAAGGTAACCATAGTATTGATAGAAATTATGCAAATGCTGGATTAGCATTAGGTTTTAATCAATCTGAAGGTTCATTAATTGATCAATTTGAATTAGGTTTTTTAAGAACAATTCAAGATGTTGATGGAAAAAATTCTGTAAGAAATCAAGATACTTCTATCACTAGAGTATTTGGTAACTTTGTTAAAGATTATGGTTTAACAAATGATTTATCATTATATGCATTAGCAGGACTTGGAGTTGAGTTTTTTGATAATGAATTAACAAAACACCAAAAAGATGGTATATTTGGAAACTATGGGGTTGGTTTAAAATATCAATTAACAGATGCTTTAGCTTTAAAATTTGATTTAAGACATTTAATATCTGCACAAAATGGAGATAATACTTTATTATATAACTTCGGTTTAGCTATTCCATTTGGTGAAAAAGCTGCAAAAGTTGCACCTGTTGCTGTTGCACCTGTTGCTCCAGTAATTGCACCAATTGATAGCGATGGAGATGGAGTTATTGATGAGTTAGATCAATGTCCAGATACTATGAAAGGTGCAAAAGTTGATAGTGTTGGATGTATGACATTAGTTAATCTAAATGTAAACTTTGATACTGCTAAATCTGATATTAAAGATATTTATGGAACAAGAATTCATGAATTTGCAAAAGTTATGAATGCTGATAAAAAATTAAAAGCAAGCATTGAAGGACATACTGACTCTGTTGGAAGTGTTCCATATAATCAAAAATTATCAGAAAGAAGAGCAGCTTCTGTTGTTAAAGCTTTAGAAAATTTAGGTGTTGAGAAAGGAAGATTAAATTCTGTTGGTTATGGAAAATCTAGACCAATTGCTTCTAATGATACAGCTGAAGGAAAAGCAGAGAACAGAAGAGTTCATGCTGTAATGTCTAAATAA